From Butyricimonas paravirosa, one genomic window encodes:
- the ribD gene encoding bifunctional diaminohydroxyphosphoribosylaminopyrimidine deaminase/5-amino-6-(5-phosphoribosylamino)uracil reductase RibD: MVRQEDIEYMRRAIELAERGVGFTNPNPMVGAVIVKGGKVIGEGWHERCGEWHAERNAFRNCTVPAEGATMYVTLEPCCHYGKTPPCTEAIIEHGIARVVVGMEDPNPLVAGKGIALLREAGIEVVCGVEEEALREQNRVFLKYISTKLPWVAMKTAMTLDGKIATRTGDSKWITGAEARAYVHELRHRFMAILVGIGTAVADDPLLNCRIEGRGVRQPIRVVVDSNARLSLDSQLVKTAGEYRTIVAHTCFAPEERVKALREIGVEMLLCKEKEGLVDVRNLLELLGQSGIDSILLEGGGSLNYTFLSEGLADELYAFIAPKIVGGMNAKTPVEGAGMEKMADAINLELENVLNIGHDVLLKLKVKN; encoded by the coding sequence ATGGTTAGACAGGAAGACATTGAATATATGCGACGGGCGATAGAGCTTGCCGAACGGGGAGTAGGATTCACGAATCCGAATCCGATGGTGGGAGCCGTGATCGTGAAGGGAGGAAAGGTGATCGGGGAAGGATGGCACGAGAGATGCGGTGAATGGCATGCGGAGAGGAACGCTTTCAGGAATTGTACGGTTCCTGCGGAGGGTGCCACGATGTACGTGACGTTGGAACCTTGTTGCCATTATGGAAAGACCCCGCCTTGCACGGAGGCCATTATTGAACATGGGATTGCCCGGGTGGTGGTCGGGATGGAAGATCCGAACCCGTTGGTGGCAGGGAAAGGTATTGCCTTGTTACGAGAGGCTGGGATAGAGGTGGTTTGCGGGGTTGAGGAAGAGGCTTTGCGGGAACAGAATCGAGTATTTTTGAAATATATATCGACAAAGTTGCCTTGGGTGGCAATGAAGACCGCGATGACGTTGGACGGGAAGATCGCGACCCGGACGGGAGATTCGAAATGGATCACGGGAGCGGAAGCGCGAGCTTACGTGCATGAATTGCGGCATCGTTTTATGGCTATATTAGTGGGAATCGGGACGGCCGTGGCGGACGATCCTTTATTGAATTGCCGGATTGAGGGCCGTGGTGTCAGACAGCCGATACGAGTGGTGGTAGATAGTAATGCCCGTTTGTCTTTGGATAGCCAGCTCGTGAAAACGGCCGGAGAGTATCGTACCATCGTGGCTCATACCTGTTTCGCTCCGGAAGAGAGAGTGAAAGCCTTGCGGGAGATAGGTGTGGAGATGTTACTTTGCAAGGAGAAGGAAGGACTTGTAGATGTCAGGAACTTGTTGGAATTGTTAGGGCAGTCCGGAATTGATTCCATCTTGTTAGAAGGAGGAGGAAGTTTGAATTACACGTTTTTGTCGGAGGGGCTTGCGGATGAATTGTATGCTTTTATTGCCCCGAAGATCGTGGGGGGAATGAATGCCAAGACTCCGGTAGAAGGTGCAGGGATGGAGAAAATGGCTGACGCTATTAACCTTGAATTGGAAAACGTACTGAACATTGGTCATGATGTCCTTTTAAAACTAAAAGTTAAAAACTAA
- a CDS encoding riboflavin synthase, with amino-acid sequence MFTGIIEEIGTIRGIKRGNRSVVLEVQAKKVLEDLHVGDSIATNGVCLTVISFANGSFCADVMPETMQRSNLGELHVGDRVNLERALTLNGRLGGHIVSGHVDGLGKIVGREKDENAIWIMISAPAELLRYIVDKGSITIDGISLTVVDVTDTGFTVSIIPHTQDETTLVKKKIGDVVNLENDVIAKYVEKLMRPTAPVEPKGGLTLDFLLANGF; translated from the coding sequence ATGTTTACAGGTATAATCGAAGAAATAGGAACCATACGGGGTATCAAGCGGGGAAACCGGAGCGTGGTGCTGGAAGTGCAGGCAAAGAAGGTGTTGGAGGATTTGCACGTGGGGGATAGTATTGCCACGAACGGGGTTTGCCTGACCGTGATCTCTTTTGCTAACGGGAGTTTCTGTGCAGATGTGATGCCGGAGACGATGCAGCGTAGCAATTTAGGAGAGCTGCACGTCGGAGACCGGGTGAATCTGGAGAGGGCGTTGACGTTGAACGGGCGCTTGGGGGGACATATCGTGTCGGGTCATGTTGACGGGCTGGGGAAGATTGTTGGGAGAGAGAAAGACGAGAATGCCATTTGGATCATGATTTCAGCCCCGGCAGAGCTGTTGCGTTATATCGTGGATAAAGGTTCTATCACGATTGACGGGATAAGCCTAACGGTCGTGGACGTGACGGATACGGGTTTTACGGTTTCTATTATTCCTCACACGCAGGATGAAACGACGTTAGTGAAGAAAAAGATTGGGGACGTGGTGAACCTTGAAAATGACGTGATTGCCAAATACGTGGAGAAGTTAATGCGTCCGACAGCCCCGGTAGAGCCTAAAGGCGGGTTGACGTTGGATTTTTTGCTGGCGAATGGATTCTAG
- a CDS encoding bifunctional 3,4-dihydroxy-2-butanone-4-phosphate synthase/GTP cyclohydrolase II, translated as MEEFKFSTIEEAVADLRAGKMIIAVDDPDRENEGDLICAAEFATLENVNFMASYAKGLICMPMSKALTTKLGLEQMVATNTDNHCTAFTVSIDHVDTTTGISALERSVTAMKAVEDNAKPEDFRRPGHMFPLEAKKGGVLERMGHTEATVDLMRIAGLKECGLCCEIMREDGTMMRTPELKVFAKAHGMKMITVADLITYRRKTEILIERVTEADMPTKYGDFKAYGYVNKINGEHHIALVKGDVTDGEPVLCRVHSECLTGDVFGSLRCDCGDQLAEAMRRIGERGRGVLLYMRQEGRGIGLINKLKAYHLQDEGMDTVEANIALGFKADLREYGTGAEILADLGVKKMILMTNNPLKINGLTGYGIEIVGREPIEMTCNEKNEFYMYTKYKKMGHMIHVRQREEIEKLKEGLENK; from the coding sequence ATGGAAGAATTTAAATTTAGTACGATTGAAGAGGCTGTTGCAGATTTGAGAGCCGGAAAGATGATTATCGCCGTGGATGACCCGGATCGGGAGAACGAGGGGGATTTGATTTGTGCGGCCGAGTTTGCCACGTTGGAGAACGTGAACTTCATGGCTTCTTATGCTAAAGGATTGATTTGTATGCCGATGAGCAAGGCTTTGACCACGAAGTTGGGGTTGGAACAGATGGTTGCCACGAACACGGATAACCATTGCACGGCGTTCACGGTGTCAATCGATCACGTGGACACGACCACGGGTATTTCCGCGTTGGAGCGTTCCGTGACCGCGATGAAAGCGGTAGAGGATAATGCGAAACCGGAAGATTTCCGTCGTCCGGGACATATGTTCCCGTTGGAGGCAAAGAAGGGGGGCGTGCTGGAGCGTATGGGACACACGGAGGCCACGGTGGACTTGATGCGAATTGCTGGGTTGAAAGAGTGTGGCTTGTGTTGCGAGATTATGCGGGAGGATGGAACGATGATGCGTACACCGGAGTTGAAGGTGTTTGCTAAAGCGCATGGAATGAAAATGATCACGGTGGCCGATTTGATCACCTATCGTCGGAAAACAGAGATATTGATCGAACGGGTAACCGAGGCTGATATGCCAACAAAATACGGGGACTTCAAAGCCTACGGGTATGTGAACAAGATTAACGGGGAACATCATATCGCTTTAGTGAAAGGTGACGTGACAGACGGGGAACCTGTATTGTGCCGGGTACATTCGGAGTGTTTGACGGGAGACGTGTTCGGTTCTTTGCGTTGTGATTGTGGAGACCAGCTGGCCGAGGCCATGCGTCGGATCGGAGAGAGAGGTCGGGGAGTGTTGTTGTATATGCGTCAGGAAGGCCGGGGTATCGGTTTGATTAATAAATTGAAGGCTTATCACCTGCAAGACGAGGGAATGGATACCGTGGAGGCGAATATCGCTCTTGGGTTTAAGGCCGACTTGCGTGAATACGGTACCGGGGCAGAGATTTTGGCAGATCTGGGCGTGAAGAAAATGATCTTGATGACGAATAACCCGTTAAAAATTAATGGTTTGACCGGATACGGTATTGAAATCGTGGGACGTGAGCCGATTGAAATGACTTGTAACGAAAAGAACGAGTTTTATATGTACACGAAGTACAAGAAGATGGGACACATGATTCACGTGCGTCAGCGAGAAGAGATCGAGAAATTGAAAGAAGGATTAGAAAACAAATAA
- the ribE gene encoding 6,7-dimethyl-8-ribityllumazine synthase codes for MNLLEGKLLAEGQRIGIVAGRFNEFITSKLLGGALDAFKRHGGDEANIDLAWVPGAFEIPLVAKKMAETKKYDAVVCLGAVIRGATPHFDMVANEATKGIANVGLQTGTPIIFGVLTTDTIEQAVERAGTKAGNKGFEAVTTAIEMINLLKQI; via the coding sequence ATGAATTTACTGGAAGGGAAATTATTGGCAGAAGGCCAACGAATTGGTATCGTTGCAGGACGTTTTAACGAGTTTATCACGAGTAAATTGTTGGGTGGTGCTTTGGATGCTTTCAAACGTCATGGCGGAGATGAGGCAAATATTGATTTGGCTTGGGTTCCGGGTGCTTTTGAAATTCCGTTAGTGGCTAAGAAGATGGCTGAGACGAAAAAGTATGATGCCGTTGTTTGCTTGGGTGCCGTGATTCGTGGGGCAACTCCTCATTTCGATATGGTGGCTAACGAGGCAACCAAAGGGATTGCTAATGTCGGGCTGCAAACGGGAACCCCGATTATCTTCGGTGTCCTGACTACCGACACGATCGAACAAGCTGTTGAAAGAGCCGGAACAAAAGCCGGAAATAAAGGTTTCGAGGCGGTAACTACGGCTATCGAAATGATTAATTTGTTGAAACAGATTTGA
- a CDS encoding RNA polymerase sigma factor has protein sequence MGTLNEQELKEIGCRVKRGDHEAFHTLYRCYFERYVRYAVRYTCDVEEATDLVQNAFFSLWENLSQYDENKNIFLYLLIIVKNNCLNYLRSIKIKDSHGDKIVEAMLFSGVDDEGVDDDIRARLKQVLQELPDKGRFVLLEHIVEGKKVKDIALEMDVAESTVKTHLKRSLKYLREHLSFILFSV, from the coding sequence ATGGGAACATTAAACGAACAGGAGTTAAAGGAAATAGGGTGTCGTGTAAAGAGAGGTGATCATGAAGCTTTTCACACGCTTTATCGCTGTTACTTTGAACGTTATGTTCGTTATGCTGTTCGTTATACCTGCGATGTCGAGGAGGCTACGGATTTGGTACAGAATGCTTTTTTTTCGTTATGGGAGAATCTTTCCCAGTATGACGAGAACAAGAACATTTTTCTTTATCTGTTGATAATCGTGAAAAATAATTGTCTGAATTATTTGCGATCGATTAAAATTAAGGATAGTCATGGAGACAAAATTGTGGAGGCAATGTTGTTTTCGGGGGTAGATGATGAAGGAGTGGATGATGATATTCGGGCCCGATTGAAACAGGTATTACAGGAACTACCGGACAAGGGTAGATTCGTGTTGTTGGAGCATATCGTGGAAGGGAAAAAGGTGAAAGACATTGCCTTGGAGATGGATGTGGCGGAATCTACGGTAAAAACCCATTTGAAACGTTCGTTAAAGTATTTGAGAGAACATCTGTCATTTATTCTTTTTTCCGTGTGA
- a CDS encoding FecR family protein has protein sequence MREDNFIEWRILAGKLRGTLSSKEEQEFQAWYDASIRHRKYFERLGKLWDSGEESEIRVDVEAMIRDFDRHVEKRKRISIRRRWIQVAAVVIPLIVLGTVIYWNRGMKPVEQVAVNTLLMPGESRAKLTLSDGRVVLLDKMQKDETMIDAGNSFIRRGEGRVTYVKGSEKSPDKVEYNTMEVPRGGEYVLELSDGTRVWLNSQTRLVYPTCFVGSERVIELDGEAYFQVARDTTMPFVVRVGKNAVRVYGTSFNVSAYREDANMITTLETGSVGLWVGEKEYRLVPGDQADVTVATGTVVKYRVNADAYCSWRNGTFIFEEERLESILNRLSRWYNVDIFYQNESIKDLHFTGDLGRYEDFMEVLKLIGLTTNVEFVVNGRNIIVKYK, from the coding sequence ATGCGTGAAGATAATTTTATAGAATGGAGAATACTTGCCGGAAAACTTCGGGGAACTCTTTCAAGCAAGGAGGAACAGGAGTTTCAGGCTTGGTATGATGCGAGCATACGACATCGGAAATATTTCGAACGGCTGGGGAAGTTGTGGGATTCGGGGGAAGAGAGCGAGATCCGGGTGGATGTGGAGGCCATGATTCGTGACTTTGACAGACACGTGGAGAAGAGAAAGAGAATTTCGATCCGTCGTCGCTGGATACAAGTGGCAGCCGTGGTAATTCCTCTGATCGTACTGGGGACCGTTATTTATTGGAATCGAGGGATGAAACCGGTAGAACAGGTTGCTGTTAATACGTTGTTGATGCCGGGAGAGAGCCGGGCGAAATTGACTTTGTCCGACGGGCGGGTGGTATTGCTTGATAAGATGCAAAAGGATGAAACCATGATTGATGCGGGTAATTCTTTTATCCGGAGGGGTGAAGGACGGGTGACCTATGTCAAAGGAAGCGAGAAATCCCCGGATAAAGTGGAGTACAACACGATGGAAGTACCTCGGGGTGGCGAATACGTGCTGGAATTGAGTGATGGTACCCGGGTGTGGTTGAATTCTCAGACACGCCTGGTTTACCCGACTTGTTTCGTGGGTTCGGAGAGAGTAATTGAGCTTGATGGAGAAGCTTATTTCCAGGTCGCTCGTGACACGACCATGCCTTTTGTTGTCCGGGTAGGCAAGAATGCAGTACGGGTATATGGAACTTCATTTAACGTGAGTGCTTATCGGGAAGATGCCAATATGATAACAACGCTGGAAACCGGAAGCGTGGGACTTTGGGTTGGGGAGAAAGAATATCGTTTGGTCCCCGGGGATCAAGCTGACGTGACGGTTGCAACCGGAACTGTTGTTAAGTACAGGGTGAATGCGGATGCGTATTGTTCCTGGAGAAACGGAACATTTATTTTTGAGGAAGAACGATTGGAGAGCATATTGAATCGTTTGTCCAGATGGTATAATGTGGATATATTTTATCAGAACGAGTCTATCAAGGATTTGCATTTTACTGGGGATCTGGGGCGGTATGAAGATTTCATGGAGGTGCTGAAGTTAATCGGGTTAACCACGAATGTCGAATTTGTCGTAAATGGAAGGAATATTATCGTGAAATACAAATAA